One Saimiri boliviensis isolate mSaiBol1 chromosome 17, mSaiBol1.pri, whole genome shotgun sequence genomic window carries:
- the UTS2R gene encoding urotensin-2 receptor has protein sequence MALTPESPSSFPGLADTSSSVPEPPGGPNATLNSSWASPTEPSSLEDLVATGTIGALLSAIGVVGVVGNAYTLVVTCRSLRAVASMYVYVVNLALADLLYLLSIPFIVATYVTKEWHFGDVGCRVLFSLDFLTMHASIFTLTVMSSERYAAVLRPLDTVRRSKGYRKLLALGTWLLALLLTLPVTLAMRLVRRGPKSLCLPAWGPRAHRAYLTLLFATSIAGPGLLIGLLYARLARAYRRSQRASFKRARRPGARALRLVLGIVLLFWACFLPFWLWQLLAQYREAPLAPRTARIVNYLTTCLTYGNSCANPFLYTLLTRNYRDHLRGRPRGPGSGGGRGPLPFPQPRARPPRGSGLSLSSCSPQPTESLVLGPAAPAAPARSVPEGPRASA, from the coding sequence ATGGCGCTGACCCCCGAGTCCCCAAGCAGCTTCCCTGGGCTGGCTGACACCAGCAGCTCTGTGCCTGAGCCGCCTGGTGGCCCCAATGCAACCCTCAACAGCTCCTGGGCCAGCCCGACGGAGCCCAGCTCCCTGGAGGACCTGGTGGCCACGGGCACCATTGGGGCGCTATTGTCGGCCATAGGTGTGGTGGGCGTGGTGGGCAATGCCTACACACTGGTGGTCACCTGCCGCTCCCTGCGCGCTGTGGCCTCCATGTACGTCTACGTGGTCAACCTGGCACTAGCCGACCTGCTCTATCTGCTCAGCATCCCTTTTATCGTGGCCACCTACGTCACCAAGGAGTGGCACTTCGGGGACGTGGGCTGCCGTGTGCTCTTCAGCCTGGACTTCCTGACCATGCACGCCAGCATCTTCACGCTGACCGTCATGAGCAGCGAGCGCTACGCCGCGGTGCTGCGGCCGCTGGACACCGTGCGGCGCTCCAAGGGCTACCGCAAGCTGCTGGCGCTGGGCACCTGGCTGCTGGCGCTGCTGCTGACGCTGCCCGTGACGCTGGCCATGCGGCTGGTGCGCCGGGGCCCCAAGAGCCTGTGCCTGCCGGCCTGGGGCCCGCGCGCCCACCGCGCCTACCTGACGCTGCTCTTCGCCACCAGCATCGCGGGGCCGGGGCTGCTCATCGGGCTGCTCTACGCGCGCCTGGCCCGCGCCTACCGACGCTCACAGCGCGCCTCCTTCAAGCGGGCCCGGCGGCCGGGGGCGCGCGCGCTGCGCCTGGTGCTGGGCATCGTGCTGCTCTTCTGGGCCTGCTTCCTGCCCTTCTGGCTGTGGCAGCTGCTCGCCCAGTACCGCGAGGCCCCGCTGGCGCCGCGGACGGCGCGCATCGTCAACTACCTGACCACCTGCCTCACCTACGGCAACAGCTGCGCCAACCCGTTCCTCTACACGCTGCTCACCAGGAACTACCGCGACCACCTGCGCGGCCGCCCGCGGGGCCCGGGGAGCGGGGGAGGCCGGGGGCCGCTTCCCTTCCCGCAGCCCCGAGCCCGCCCCCCGCGCGGTTCGGGCCTTTCCCTGTCCTCCTGCAGCCCACAGCCCACCGAGAGCCTCGTGCTGGGCCCGGCGGCCCCGGCGGCCCCGGCCAGGTCTGTGCCCGAGGGTCCCAGGGCTTCTGCGTGA